The genomic stretch TTTGCGAGGGCGGGAGGGTTGTTGGGTCTTTCCTGAAAGAGGTCTTCTGGCGACGCGGGTGGTGGGAGTGGGGAGAAGGTGGTGATGCGTGCGTGTTTGTGTGTGCGGAGTTTCAATGTTTGACGCTCGATACCCGGATCGAATATGGTACGAAATGGTACCCGGCGCTCTCGTTTTTGCTGAAGGAGATTGGGGACGATTATGAGGCATGTGATCGTCCTCTGTTTTCAATTTACGACTCGTGTTGAGTCGTATTTTCATGTTAGAGTTAGCGCAGAGTAGTTGTCGTAGGTCTTTGTCACACCTCGATTTGTATACTTCTTTCACTTTGGTCTCtttcgtcgttgtcgtcagTCGAGCCGAATGCGATGCCGAAGATGTCGAGGACTTTAGCCGTACTGACGATCACAAGCTTTACGGCTCGGTCGGATAGGTCATCGGAGGTGGAAACGCGAAAAGACAGTCAGACTTTGATTCTCTGCTATCCTTCTACTGTGAGCGTCCGGACTTCCTCCTGCACGGTTCTTGAGTCCATCGTTCGTTTACATCCTTCCAGAGTCATAGCCACCTCGATACCAGACAGTGACCGCATCTAAGCGAATACCTTCTCAGCAGCCGACTCGTTGACACCAGTGTTCTGCATCACAAATCTAGTCAGCAAACCACACTTTACAACCACACCACCATCCCAACAAAAGCGTCGAGGAGAAATGAAAACTCACATCCGGCTCAATGTGCACCGACTTGACCTTTCCATCCTCCGTCACGAGCGCATAGCGCTTCGAGCGGTCCTGGCCGAAGACGGCGGCCGAGTCGAAGAGAGTGTCGAGTTTCTTGTTGAATTCGGCGTGCGGGTCGGCGAGGAAGCGGATCTTGACACACATGCTTGTCAGTGGGGGGAAGGAGGTGGGGTGGGAGGGTGGACGGATTGGAGGGACTTACGCCGGACTTCTTGTCGGCGTCGAGGGACTCGGCCCAGGCGCCCATGACGAAGGGGTCGTTGACGGAGATGACGAAGACTTTGCCGGCGTCGGCGAGTTTTTTGCTGTTGATGCtggtgggagggaggtgtGGTTAGTTTGGAGGTTTGTGATGTTGGTGTGGGACATCGGGATGGGAGATTGACGCACTAGCCAGGAATGTGGTGGTTGGAGCAGCCAGGGCCTGGTGGGTGTTAGTGAGTATGGTTTGGTGCGAAGTGCGGTGATTGTTGGCATACTGAAGGCAGCCGGGACACCGACGATGACCTGGTGAAGAGTGTCAGTGATCAATGTTAGTGAGTTAGATGCAATGCACATAACATACGCCTTTGCCGGAAGCCAACTCCTTGGAGAGGTCGACCTTGCTGTCGTTTGTGTCAGCAATGGTCGATGACAAATGAGGGTCATCTCAATGCAACTCACGCGCCAGGTTTGGCCTCAAAGAGGTCAACCGAGGGAACTGCGTCGCCGACTTGAACCATTTTGCGTGCTGAAGCGTGGAAGTTGTGTGGTCTGTTGAGGTGCTGGGAGATTTGTCGAGAGCGAGAAGACATAAGACGAAACATGGATGAAGTGGGATGGGAGAGAAGGTGTGATTGGGAAGGTGGAGTGCGTTTTGAGCTTGATGACTGTACAGGGCAGCTGTGATGTCGTGGTCGGCGGCCGGGTCTGGATCTTCCTCGGCAATGGAAGGGAAGGGAAGCTGTCTACAAGGAGGAAACGCTTCGAAGGACAGGGCAAGCTCCCATTGACAACCTTACTGCCTTACTGTTGAGATGTCTACACAACGTCGTTGGAGATGTCAGACTATTGGGAGGGCTACACCAGGCCAAGCAGCCTCGAATGGCAGAGCCCCGACCGAGCTCTTCCTGTCGAGCACTTTTGGTGAAGGAATCTTCTTGGAGCCCTCCATGCTGTATGACGAAACTGTCAGCAATGTCAGCAATGCCAATATGTATTGATGTTGCGCCTCATCAGTAGTAAGAGTCCGGACGACCACAAATCCACGTACTCACTCTCTCTGCAAGTCGTTGTAGCAACCGCAAGAAAACGTGCAGGGCAATGCACTTCACAAATACATACTCGTACAATCCATGGATGTCTTCGATCAGGGACACCAGCCGGCAAGCCGTGTCTCAAAACTCTCAATTGTGGCTGAACAAGTCGAATTGTCGTGAGGGAGCTTCCTCCGACTAATGCCAGATCAGCTTGCGATATCACAGCCTTACGAGAGTCGAGACGAGTCGGTGTCTCCCGGCCGGGAAGTCCATCTATACCAACCACACGTGGTCGTTGCCGACTTCTCGTTTATTGTGATGTGCAAGCGGGGCGATCTGTAGAAGCCGCCGCCGAATAGCAGCTTGGCTCGGATTCATACTTTTAAAACACAACCAAACTCTCCTGCTTCAATCGACCGGGTGATGGAGACGGTGGGAGGGACGGTGTGTATATATCGACTTACTCACAGCGTACACGTCCTCAATCACCGCCAGCTGTTCCTGCAGCCAGAGGTCCCATAGCAATGAATCTCCCAAGCTCGCGGGATCGAAGCAACGTGACGTAGCATTCTTTCCTTCTCTCGGCAAAACGAGACCGACTCCGTAAGAAGGGAAGGGTGCTCAAGCGCGTGGCTCACTAGTCCGCTCCCTCGAACTTAATTCACTACCACCCATCGGCCGCGCCGGCGACCTCGCAATCCACTTGTCAACCTCTCGTTTCTCCGCTCTGCCATCGGTGTTTCCCGCCGCTGTCGCCCGCGAAAACATTCCCCGTCCTTTGACTTGCGATCCTCATTCACCCACCCACCTCGCGACCTTTGGCGGGGAATCCTCATACTCGACTTTCCTATACCGCCCGCGCCTCGAACCTTGGCGGACTTCACTTATCTCCACGACCGGGTGGCTGGCGCTGGATGACATAAGAGGGGCATATTGAAAGAGTCGCATCAGCAACAGCGTGGTGCGGGTTTTCGGAACAACAGCGAAGAGAGGGAAGGGGCTTGTTCGGAGGGATAAAGCAGTGTCGCGCAACAGTCGGCGCAAAGAGTCTGGATGCGCTGTCGCTGTTTATGAGTACTGCTGCGGGATCAAGACGTCACGATGGATAATTCTTCGAACCAAGGGGCCAACAACTCCAGCGACTTTGTATGTGGATAACGATATGGCGATGAGTTATGCCGGCGCTTTGGATTCGTGCTGACAACCTTCTCCCTGACTGCAGGTTCGCAAGCTCTACAAGTAGGCCCACCGCATACCTTGTCCAGCTCTGCGCCGCGATGCACATACTGATCAGGACTCGAATAGGATGTTGGAGAATCCCCAGGATGAGAGCATAGTACGATGGGGGAACGAGGGCGATAGCTTTGTTGTGCTTGAGGTGCGTTGCGCTCGCTGGGTGGTCATGACGGACTCGACAAAAGACAGGCCACTGACCACTActacccgcagaacgagAAGTTCACCAAGCACATCCTCCCGAAACACTTCAAGCACAGCAACTTTGCCAGCTTCGTGCGGCAACTGAATAAGTACGACTTCCACAAAGTGCGGCATAACAATGAAGAGGGAGGGTCATCTCCATACGGAGCAGGAGTAAGATTCGACAACTGGGCATGCGATGTGATACCAGGCTTACAACTCGACAGGCGTGGGAGTTCAAACATCCAGACTTCAAGATGAACAACAAAGATGCATTGGACAACATCAGACGAAAAGCGCCCGCTCCACGGAAAGCGAACGCCGCCTCCGGTGGAGATGAGCTCGTTCCAACACAACAGATGGATCTGGTCAATACGCAGCTGGTCGCGACCCAGCAACAACTCCAACAGCTACAAGAGAGATATAACGATCTGAGCATGCATCACACAATGCTGCTGCAAGAGCTCATCGGCGTGCAAAAGACGGTGGTGAACCATGAACATGTCATACAATATGTGATGAGCTTCTTGAACAACATCGATGCACAACGTCGCAGGGAGAGCAGGATTGTCACATCGAATCCATTTACGAACGGAGCTGCTGCGAACGGATCAGCAAACACACCAGCCAGCGACGCGGCATCTCTACCTCccgtcgacgatgatgtccCAGCATCACCACTCCAGCATGCATCGAAACTGCTAAGCGAAGTCAACGCCAACCACATGCTCAACACCAGGAATCTCGAACAGATGAACGAAGCCCAGATGCGAATGAATGCCGCCCTCACCACTCCACCACCTGATCTTGCAGCGGCTCGAAATGGAGGGACTCGATCTTCCAGCAGAGGAGCCGCACCTCATTCCGCCGCTTCATCGACGTCGCCTTCGTACGGCGAATTGGACAACATGGTCTATCCGATTGGCCACACTCAGGGTATCGATCCGATGTACAGCGAGCATATCCATAATATTCCATATCCGATGCCAGCGAAGGGACCGGATGGTCTCATGGCTCCAGCACCAGCACCCGAGGCACGAAAGAAGAGCGCGCAAATGGATCCCGGGTGGATTCGTCAGCCGAAGATTTTGCTCGTAGAGGATGATCAGACGTGTAGGAGGATTGGAGGGAAGTTCCTCTATGCTTTCCAGACGTCGATTGACAGCGCTGTGAGTTGAGATGGAAGTGTTTACGCCGACTGAGACTGACAATGACTAGCTCGACGGACTGGAAGCTGTGAACAAACTCAACAACGGAAACAAATACGACCTTGTCCTGATGGATATAATAATGCCCAACCTCGACGGTGTCTCCGCCACGCATCTCGTCCGGCAATTCGACAACACCACACCCATCATCGCTATGACGTCTAACATCCGCAGCGACGACATTTCTATGTACTTTCAGCACGGTCAGTCTCTCCCTCAATCCCCAAATGCTGCCTTCTAACATCACCATCAGGCATGAACGACGTCCTCCCCAAACCCTTCACAAAAGAAGGTCTCCTCAGCATGCTAGAAAAACACCTCCAACACCTCAAAAAACCCTCTGGCGCCGCTCTCGACGCAAtgccacctccaccttccgCTTCCGTTGGCCTCGCATCCACGAAACGAAGTCTCAAATCCGAAGACTCCCCAGCTACATCACCCGCCACAGTCTCCAACTGGAATTCACCCAGCCAACTACCCTCCAACTCTCCCGCGGGCTCCATGACCGCCGACGACCAACCATATCTCAGTCCAGCGGGATATGTCGGACCAGGGATGCAAGGGcctggaggtggaggagggatgtATGGCGCGGGAGCGGTGCAGGCGAGAGGACTGGTAGGAGGATTGCAGAGGAGAGGGATTGGTGAGATATCGGGTGGGGTGGAGCCACAAGGGGATGCGAAGAGGCAGCAGATCTATGGGGGATTGCCGCCGCATTTACAGCAGGGGCAACCGGGTGCACCGCAGAATCCGCTGGCGCATTTACAGCAGCCTATGCAGCCGAGAGGGCCGTGAGATGGGGGGAGAGTGGAGATTGAAGGGGTTCGCGAATTGTACAGATGTTGAAGGTGGAGGGGATGTGTTCGGGCGCTTGTATTGGTACCCGCTGGCGCGCGGGTCGTGGATAGAGGAAGATATCTCCGTTGTCGACTGAGATGGTCGACTTGAAGATGGTGGGCATTGCTAGGAACAGGATCACGCTGTGGCAGTTCTACAGCAGTTGGAAACACAGAACTGTTTCTTCGCTCTATCGCCGCTATCGTgtcgtcatcttcgtctttgCGATGTGAATAGCAATCCGCGTGCCTGTACCTCTAGCCATTCATTCCCTTAAAGCAGAATCGGAGTGTGGTCATCACCGTCCAAAAGAGTGCATTGCAAACCCCGACTTTTTGGAGCCTTGGAATCCAGGCGCTCGAGCCAACGCATGAGTCAGCGCCAACCACAATTGACTTCCCGTCGACTTCACCCAAGGAACTTTTACCATTTCGACATCCATCTTCACAACAAAGCTCCGTCATGCCTCCGAAATCCAAGAAAACAGGCGGCAAAGATTCCAAGTCCAACGACACTGCCGAGCGCGAAGAGCCGCTCCAAGCCGTTGTTTTCGCGGACTCATTCGAGACGAGATTTTTACCTTTTACACTCGAGACGCCACGATGTCTGTTACCATTGGCGGGCACGCCGTTGATTGAGTACACACTCGAATTTCTGGGCGGGCAGGGCGTGGAGGAAGTGTATCTGTATTGTGGAAATGGgacggagagggtggaggcgTATTTGAAGTGAGTCTCCCGAAAATCCTCCTAGCTGAATGAAGGTCGTGCTGACATTGTGTCGAAAGGGATTCGAAGTGGATGCAGGCAACTTCACCCTTCTCATTAGACATAATCCGCTCCAACTCCCGCTCCGTCGGCGACTGCATGCGCGACTTGCACGCGAAGGAATTGATCGTGGGAGACTTCATCTGCGTCTACGGCGATGTGGTAGCCAACATCTCCCTCGAGTCCGCCATGTCCGCGCACAAAGCCCGCGTCGCAAAGGACAAGAAATGCATCATGACGATGGTGCTGCGAGAAGCGGGCGAGGCGCACCGCACGAAACCCGCCCATCTCCGACCGACATTTGTCATTGACCCGGTGAAGTTGCGATGCGTGCACTACGAGCAAGTCCGGCCGGGAGAGACGCGCGCGCTGGAAATAGCGCCGGAAGCGCTGAAGGAGCATGTAGAATTGGACGTGCGGGAGGATCTGATTGACTGCGGCATCGACATTTGCACCACCGAGGTGCTGGCGCAGTATACCGACAATTTCGACTGGCAGCTTCCACGCCGAGGGTTTCTGAACGGCGTGTTGAAGGACTATGAGACGTTCCAGTTGACGGCGCATGTGCACGTGGCGGAAGAAGGGTATGCGGCACGGGTGAAGAATTTGCAGGCGTATGATGCGATTTCGAAGGATGTTGTTTCGAGGTGGACGTATCCGTTGACGCCGGATACGAATCTTGTGGGTGGGCAGACGTTTCGGTTGGAGAAGGGGAATGTGTATCGCGAGGATGGGGTGGTGTTGGCGAGGAGTAGTGTGGTGGGGAGGAAGTGTGTTTTGGGGGAGGGGACGAGTGTGGGTGAGGGGTCGGCGGTGGCCAATAGTGTTGTCGGGAGGAGGTGTGTGATTGGGCAGAGGGTGAAGATTGAGGGAGCGTATATCTGGGACGATACACGGATTGAGGATGATTCTGTGGTGGAAGCGGCGATCGTTGGGGAGAAGGTCAGGATTGGCCAGGGCTGTCGCATCGAGAAGGGCGCTCTGCTCTCCAATGGCGTGGTCCTGGCAGCTGGCACTGTCGTCCCCGGAAACCGCCGGATATCCACCCTTAAACGCAAACGCGGCTACGAACAAGACGAAGTCATCCAAGCGGACTCAGACCCCAAAGTCGTCGGCCAAGGCGGCACAGGCTACCACATGTCcctcgacgaggaagaagaagacccCTCCGATGCCCTCCTCTGTCCAGTCCACGACCTCTCCCTTGACGACGaatccatctccaccctcgacTCCGGCtcggaagacgacgacgacgaccacaTCCCCCTCTCCAACCGCCGCATGTCCGGCCGCAGCGACAGTTTCGCCTCCATCGACTCGGAAGAGTCCTCCGGCGCACGCCAGCAAGCTTCCGATTTCCACCACGAAGCCGTCGCCGCGCTGAACGACGACCTCTCAAAATTCACCGACCCAGACACGATCCAGCTGGAATTCAACTCCCTCCGCATGATGATGAACGCAGAGGACAAACAACTTCGCcgcgccgtcgccgccgcatTCGGGAAACGTATCGCGTCCATCATCGAGTCTGACTCCAAGTCCCCCAAAGACGCGGTCGCGATGCTGATTCCGAAGTATAAGAATCTCATCGAGGGGTGTGTGAAGACGGAAGAGGAACAAGCGGAGTTTTTGCTTTTCTTGCAGACGGATTTGACGCAGAGAGTGCAAGGGGAGAAGATTTTGTTGTTTATGGCAAATGCGCTGGCGACGGAGGatttggtggaggcggaggggtTTGAGATTTGGTGGGCGGATGGGAGGAGTTCGGCGACGGagaggatggtggaggtTAGGAGGGAGACGAGGCAGTTGGTTGAGGTGCTTTGTGGGGAtagtgaggaggagggaagtagtgaggaggaggaggaggaggaggaggatgatgagtaGAGCGGGCTCAGCAACAAGACGACCATGTCGTTGGAGTAGAAATGATCCCGCCGCCCGAATTATTGGCAATTGAGCAAGGCATAGGAGGTATATCGTTACTGTGCCGTATTAGGAATGCGCAGGCGGCCGTTTCTGGATCGACACGGCTTGGTGGCGCGATTCGATACGTAGAACGTTACATACATGTACACGGGGGATGTACTTCATTATTCATTTTCTGTACCTTTCTGGCTCACTGTATCATTCATCAAGGTCACTTGACAAGAAATTTGACAGTCGGCACGTGAACAC from Zymoseptoria tritici IPO323 chromosome 6, whole genome shotgun sequence encodes the following:
- the MgSkn7 gene encoding response regulator receiver SKN7p (In yeast this transcription factor is part of a branched two-component signaling system (Hog1 pathway) required for optimal induction of heat-shock genes in response to oxidative stress and is involved in osmoregulation), producing MDNSSNQGANNSSDFVRKLYKMLENPQDESIVRWGNEGDSFVVLENEKFTKHILPKHFKHSNFASFVRQLNKYDFHKVRHNNEEGGSSPYGAGAWEFKHPDFKMNNKDALDNIRRKAPAPRKANAASGGDELVPTQQMDLVNTQLVATQQQLQQLQERYNDLSMHHTMLLQELIGVQKTVVNHEHVIQYVMSFLNNIDAQRRRESRIVTSNPFTNGAAANGSANTPASDAASLPPVDDDVPASPLQHASKLLSEVNANHMLNTRNLEQMNEAQMRMNAALTTPPPDLAAARNGGTRSSSRGAAPHSAASSTSPSYGELDNMVYPIGHTQGIDPMYSEHIHNIPYPMPAKGPDGLMAPAPAPEARKKSAQMDPGWIRQPKILLVEDDQTCRRIGGKFLYAFQTSIDSALDGLEAVNKLNNGNKYDLVLMDIIMPNLDGVSATHLVRQFDNTTPIIAMTSNIRSDDISMYFQHGMNDVLPKPFTKEGLLSMLEKHLQHLKKPSGAALDAMPPPPSASVGLASTKRSLKSEDSPATSPATVSNWNSPSQLPSNSPAGSMTADDQPYLSPAGYVGPGMQGPGGGGGMYGAGAVQARGLVGGLQRRGIGEISGGVEPQGDAKRQQIYGGLPPHLQQGQPGAPQNPLAHLQQPMQPRGP